The following proteins are encoded in a genomic region of Drosophila miranda strain MSH22 chromosome 4, D.miranda_PacBio2.1, whole genome shotgun sequence:
- the LOC108162470 gene encoding probable cytochrome P450 4ac1: MFELLLGVPLIVLLCCVLLQRLNRKYFVLSLCKRLQAEDGSPLESKIAVMPGRTRFGNNFDLLNFTPSTVFNFMRDSCANARGRNYLWYFFGSPMYNVIRAEEAEEIFQSTKLLTKNVVYDLLRPFLGEGLLTSTDQKWHARRKALTPAFHFNVLQSFLAIFKEECHKLVKVLHESVDSEVLVLNQVIPQFTLNNICETALGVKLDDMAEGFQYRESIHAIEAVILQRICNPFLYNSLYFYLYGDYRKHIDSLKIAHDFSSSIIERRRRDFKREELGVVDDFGKKQRYAMLDTLLAAEADGQIDHQGICDEVNTFMFEGYDTTSTCLIFTLLMLGLHEDIQERCLEEVSALPEDTDSISVFQFNELIFLECVIKESLRMFPSVPFIGRQCTEECVVNGLVMPKDTHINIHIYDIMRDPRHFPNPNAFQPERFLPENTIDRHPFAFVPFSAGQRNCIGQKFAILEIKVLLAAVLRNFKILPVTRFEDLTIENGIVLRTQQKVKVKLVLRVG; the protein is encoded by the exons ATGTTTGAACTTCTACTCGGTGTACCGCTGATCGTGCTCCtttgctgtgtcctgttgcaGCGTCTCAACCGAAAGTACTTCGTCCTGAGCCTATGCAAACGATTGCAAGCAGAGGATGGCAGTCCTCTGGAGAGTAAGATAGCCGTCATGCCGGGCCGGACTCGGTTCGGCAACAACTTTGATCTGCTCAACTTTACGCCGT CCACCGTCTTTAATTTTATGCGCGACTCGTGTGCCAATGCCCGGGGACGGAACTATCTGTGGTACTTCTTTGGTTCGCCCATGTACAATGTCATTCGAGCCGAGGAGGCCGAGGAGATATTCCAGAGCACCAAGCTATTGACAAAGAACGTTGTTTATGATCTGCTAAGACCGTTCCTTGGCGAGGGTCTGCTCACCAGCACAG aTCAGAAATGGCACGCCAGGCGCAAGGCTTTGACTCCAGCCTTTCATTTCAATGTTCTACAGTCCTTTCTGGCCATTTTCAA GGAAGAGTGCCACAAGCTGGTCAAAGTGCTGCATGAGAGTGTGGATAGCGAGGTGCTGGTACTGAATCAGGTCATTCCGCAGTTTACTTTGAATAATATTTGCG AGACGGCCCTAGGCGTCAAGCTGGATGATATGGCTGAGGGTTTCCAATACCGCGAATCGATCCACGCCATCGAAGCAGTTATCCTGCAACGCATTTGCAACCCTTTTCTGTACAACAGTTTGTACTTCTATCTTTACGGCGACTATCGGAAGCACATAGATAGTCTTAAGATAGCCCACGACTTCTCGAGCAGCATTATCGAGCGTAGACGGAGAGATTTCAAGCGCGAGGAACTCGGAGTCGTGGATGATTTTGGGAAGAAGCAGCGGTACGCCATGCTGGACACCCTCCTGGCGGCTGAGGCGGATGGGCAGATTGATCATCAGGGCATCTGCGATGAGGTGAACACCTTCATGTTCGAGGGCTACGACACCACCTCCACGTGCCTCATCTTCACTCTCCTGATGCTGGGCCTCCACGAAGATATTCAGGAGAGGTGCCTGGAGGAGGTGTCAGCCCTCCCCGAGGACACGGACTCCATCAGTGTGTTTCAGTTCAATGAACTGATATTCCTCGAGTGCGTGATCAAGGAATCCCTGCGCATGTTTCCTTCGGTTCCCTTCATTGGTCGTCAATGTACGGAGGAGTGTGTCGTGAATGGACTGGTAATGCCGAAGGATACCCATATCAACATCCACATATACGACATCATGAGGGATCCGCGTCACTTTCCGAACCCGAATGCGTTCCAACCAGAACGATTCCTACCCGAAAACACAATCGATCGTCATCCCTTTGCCTTTGTGCCCTTCAGTGCCGGACAGAGGAACTGCATTGGACAAAAGTTTGCCATTCTGGAGATCAAAGTACTCCTGGCCGCTGTTTTAAGGAACTTTAAGATTCTTCCAGTCACACGATTCGAGGATCTCACAATCGAGAATGGCATAGTGTTGAGGACACAGCAGAAGGTGAAAGTGAAATTGGTACTACGGGTGGGATGA